A window of the Archocentrus centrarchus isolate MPI-CPG fArcCen1 chromosome 9, fArcCen1, whole genome shotgun sequence genome harbors these coding sequences:
- the fsta gene encoding follistatin-A isoform X1: protein MFGMLKHHLHPGIFLLFVWLCHLMEHQKVQAGNCWLQQGKNGRCQVLYMPGMSREECCRSGRLGTSWTEEDVPNSTLFRWMIFNGGAPNCIPCKGGETCDNVDCGPGKRCKMNRRSKPRCVCAPDCSNITWKGPVCGSDGKTYKDECALLKAKCKGHPDLDVQYQGKCKKTCRDVLCPGSSTCVVDQTNNAYCVTCNRICPEVMSPEQYLCGNDGIIYASACHLRRATCLLGRSIGVAYEGKCIKAKSCEDIQCSVGKKCLWDARMGRGRCSLCDESCPESRTDEAVCASDNTTYPSECAMKQAACSMGVLLEVKHSGSCNSITEDQEEDEEDEDSDYMAYVHISSILDG, encoded by the exons ATGTTTGGGATGCTGAAACACCACCTTCACCCGGGCATTTTTCTCTTGTTCGTATGGCTTTGTCACCTCATGGAACATCAAAAAGTTCAAG CTGGGAACTGCTGGTTGCAGCAGGGGAAAAACGGGAGGTGCCAGGTGCTCTACATGCCCGGGATGAGCAGGGAGGAGTGCTGTCGGAGTGGAAGGCTGGGGACGTCCTGGACCGAGGAGGACGTCCCCAACAGCACGCTCTTTAGGTGGATGATCTTCAATGGCGGTGCTCCCAATTGCATACCTTGCAAAGGTGGAG AAACCTGCGATAATGTTGACTGTGGGCCCGGAAAGAGGTGCAAGATGAACAGAAGAAGTAAGCCGCGCTGCGTGTGCGCACCAGACTGCTCCAACATCACCTGGAAAGGACCTGTCTGCGGCTCCGATGGAAAGACCTACAAAGACGAATGCGCACTGCTGAAAGCTAAATGTAAAGGTCACCCTGATCTGGACGTACAGTACCAGGGAAAATGCAAGA AAACGTGCCGTGACGTCTTGTGTCCCGGCAGCTCCACATGCGTCGTAGACCAGACAAATAACGCGTATTGTGTGACGTGTAATCGGATTTGCCCCGAGGTGATGTCGCCCGAGCAATACCTGTGTGGAAACGACGGGATCATCTATGCCAGCGCTTGTCACCTGAGAAGAGCTACCTGTCTCCTCGGCAGGTCTATTGGAGTGGCATATGAGGGGAAATGCATCA AGGCCAAGTCATGTGAGGACATCCAGTGCAGCGTGGGGAAGAAGTGTCTGTGGGATGCTCGGATGGGCCGGGGCCGTTGCTCATTGTGCGATGAGTCCTGTCCGGAGAGTAGGACAGATGAGGCGGTGTGTGCCAGCGACAACACCACATATCCCAGTGAATGTGCCATGAAGCAAGCTGCTTGCTCAATGGGGGTGCTGCTTGAAGTCAAGCACTCAGGATCTTGCAACT CCATTACAGAAGaccaggaggaggatgaggaagatgaggacTCAGACTACATGGCCTATGTCCATATATCTTCTATACTGGATGGATAG
- the itga2.2 gene encoding integrin alpha-2 — MESFWGNIVFTIIVITDSIWQAQSFNLGTAGAKIFSGSATEEFGYTVQQVENHQGKWLLVGAPWSGYSQNRKGNIYKCPITGSQNSCDKLNLQNSVSIPDVKNVNNNMSLGLTLTRMTDEKGLMMCGPLWGQNCGTQNFYPGICARLDPLFQPQPAISPAVQSCGGPMDIVIVLDGSNSIFPWEPITDFLKKLLPTLDIGPQSTQVSVIQYAVYPKIEFTLNQFETKDKMIVAASKITQMSGDMTNTFEAIEYASKEGFSESNGGRPGAAKVMVVVTDGESHDSSETKRVIASCEKQGITRFGIAVLGYYTRNQIDTKDLINEIKSIASSPIEKHFFNVSEEAVLSTIAGTLGDRIFNIEGTGKGADNFKMEMSQVGFSTHYSSQQDVLMLGAVGAYAWSGTVVHQKGSKADILPFSAFEESLQDRNHSSLLGYSVTTLRDGPTEYFVAGAPRSNHSGQVIVYTINAQKQSSIIDSQRGKQIGSYFGSVLCALDVDKDGTTDLLLVGAPMYMSELKKEQGRVYLFSVTKGILNERGFLNGPPQTEDARFGMAISAIPDLDLDGFSDVVVGAPLEDKGKGLIYIYNGQKKMLNTQFSQKILGSSLDPQLKYFGRSLDSYKDLNGDKLPDISVGAYGKVVQLWSRGVASVTVKASFNPDKINVFNKPCSINGRKLSCFITNLCFTAAFRPTTPVGPIDITYTLTLDADLLSSRVSSRGMFTKNNERFLTEKAKVSSTDLCRDYQVYVQEAPDFVNSLSLKVEIGQENVNANPVLDVFSPNAQEFFIPFTKDCGSDEVCVSDLVLSVKTDSKTSSSAPILVSANNRELSFEVAVKNKKENAYNTQVVVTYSSNLYYSSVIPPTDGDGVKCTSQTEKVICQVGYPALKKDQEVKFHINFEYSLNQLQNKASLNFEAKSDSEEETATDNKVEISIPIRYDTGIVLSREANIDFFVADATTPVLTVKSFDDIGPEFSFTVKVSTSNFPVSLLSLTIALPMTTKGGNPLLYVTRVETQAGGSVSCDISNLVNPLKIGVDIKKVSFSEESFRGMEKLDCKSAKCEYIKCILKDMEIKSNYFVNVKTRIWNGTFISATYQTVELTSSLEVETSNPDLLIIGNKQLSVGLRVSKPGEKGDVPVGVIAGSVIAGLVLLALAVVLLWKFGFFKRKYQQLQRDEDAQSNAHVDEVL, encoded by the exons ATGGAGTCCTTCTGGGGGAATATCGTCTTCACTATAATTGTCATAA CTGACAGCATCTGGCAGGCACAGTCCTTCAACCTTGGTACTGCAGGTGCTAAGATCTTCAGTGGATCAGCAACAGAAGAGTTTGGTTACACAGTCCAACAAGTCGAAAACCATCAGGGCAAATG GCTCTTGGTTGGTGCTCCTTGGAGTGGTTATAGTCAAAACAGGAAGGGGAATATTTACAAGTGTCCCATCACAGGATCCCAAAACAGTTGCGACAAGCTCAACCTGCAAA ATTCTGTCAGTATTCCAGAtgttaaaaatgtcaacaaCAACATGTCACTGGGTTTGACTCTCACTCGGATGACTGATGAAAAGGGTTTGATG ATGTGCGGTCCTCTTTGGGGTCAGAACTGTGGGACTCAAAACTTCTACCCAGGAATATGTGCCAGATTGGACCCCCTCTTTCAGCCTCAACCTGCCATCTCTCCTGCTGTCCAGT catgtggAGGGCCGATGGACATTGTGATTGTTTTGGATGGCTCCAACAGCATTTTTCCTTGGGAACCCATTACAGATTTCCTGAAGAAACTATTACCCACTCTCGACATCGGACCCCAGAgtacacag GTCAGCGTCATTCAGTATGCTGTTTACCCCAAAATTGAATTCACACTGAATCAGTTTGAAACCAAAGACAAGATGATTGTTGCAGCATCAAAAATCACACAGATGTCTGGTGACATGACCAATACCTTCGAGGCAATCGAGTATGCCAG TAAAGAGGGTTTCAGTGAGAGTAACGGTGGCCGACCGGGTGCTGCCAAAGTGATGGTGGTTGTCACTGACGGTGAATCTCACGATTCTTCTGAGACGAAAAGAGTCATTGCCAGTTGTGAGAAGCAGGGCATTACTCGCTTCGGTATTGCT gtcTTGGGTTATTACACAAGGAATCAGATCGACACAAAAGACCttataaatgaaatcaaatccATTGCCAGTTCACCCATAGAGAAACATTTCTTTAATGTATCAGAAGAGGCAGTCCTCTCCACCATTGCTGGAACTCTGGGCGACCGCATCTTCAACATAGAAG GCACTGGAAAAGGGGCTGACAACTTCAAAATGGAGATGTCCCAGGTCGGATTCAGTACTCACTACTCCAGCCAACAG GATGTGCTGATGCTCGGAGCAGTGGGAGCCTACGCCTGGAGCGGGACCGTCGTGCATCAAAAAGGGTCAAAAGCAGATATTCTCCCTTTCTCAGCCTTTGAGGAATCACTGCAAGACAGAAACCACAGCTCACTACTGG GTTACTCTGTCACAACACTGCGTGATGGACCTACCGAGTACTTTGTGGCTGGTGCACCTCGCTCCAACCACTCTGGACAAGTTATTGTTTACACTATCAATGCTCAGAAGCAGTCTAGTATCATAGACTCACAAAGAGGGAAACAG ATCGGCTCatactttggaagtgtgttgtGCGCTCTGGATGTGGACAAAGATGGGACAACAGACCTCCTGCTGGTTGGTGCACCCATGTACATGAGTGAGCTAAAGAAAGAGCAAGGCAGGGTCTATCTCTTCTCTGTCACCAAG GGCATACTGAACGAGCGGGGATTCCTCAATGGTCCACCCCAAACTGAGGATGCGCGTTTTGGGATGGCTATCTCTGCCATTCCTGACCTGGACCTAGATGGATTCAGTGATGTTGTAGTTGGAGCGCCACTAGAAGACAAAGGAAAAGGTCTTATTTACATCTACAATGGACAGAAGAAAATGCTAAACACACAGTTCTCACAG aaaatTCTGGGCTCCAGCCTGGATCCTCAACTGAAGTACTTTGGAAGATCTCTAGACAGCTATAAAGATCTAAATGGTGATAAACTCCCTGACATCTCAGTTGGAGCCTATGGCAAAGTGGTGCAACTCTG GTCCCGTGGCGTGGCGTCTGTGACAGTTAAAGCTTCTTTCAACCCTGATAAAATCAACGTTTTTAACAAACCCTGCAGCATTAATGGCCGAAAGCTTTCATGCTTCATCACCAACCTCTGTTTCACTGCTGCATTTAGGCCCACAACTCCTGTTGGACCCATTG ataTTACATACACTTTGACTCTGGATGCCGACTTGCTGTCTTCAAGAGTGTCATCGAGAGGAATGTTTACAAAAAATAACGAACGTTTCCTGACAGAAAAGGCAAAAGTATCATCAACAGACCTCTGTCGAGATTACCAGGTTTATGTTCAG GAGGCGCCAGACTTCGTGAATTCCCTCAGTCTGAAAGTAGAAATTGGACAAGAGAATGTAAATGCAAACCCTGTCCTCGACGTGTTTTCACCAAATGCCCAGGAGTTCTTT ATCCCCTTCACAAAAGACTGCGGCTCTGATGAGGTGTGCGTCAGTGATCTAGTGCTGAGTGTGAAGACGGATTCAAAGACATCCAG CTCAGCACCCATTCTGGTGAGTGCCAACAACCGAGAGCTGTCATTTGAAGTTGCTGTGAAGAACAAAAAGGAGAACGCGTACAACACACAAGTCGTGGTAACTTACTCCAGTAACCTCTACTACTCCTCCGTCATTCCTCCA ACAGATGGAGATGGAGTCAAATGCACCTCACAAACGGAAAAGGTTATTTGCCAAGTAGGATATCCAGCATTAAAGAAAGACCAAGAG gtGAAATTTCACATCAATTTTGAATACAGTCTTAATCAGCTGCAAAACAAAGCCAGTCTAAATTTTGAGGCCAAGAG tgatAGCGAAGAGGAGACAGCTACAGACAATAAGGTGGAAATATCCATTCCTATTCGGTATGATACGGGAATTGTTTTATCCAG GGAGGCAAATATTGATTTCTTTGTGGCAGATGCAACCACTCCAGTTTTAACAGTGAAATCCTTCGATGACATCGGCCCAGAGTTTAGCTTTACAGTGAAg GTTTCTACAAGTAACTTCCCTGTGAGCCTTCTGTCTTTGACCATTGCTCTGCCAATGACCACTAAAGGTGGAAATCCGCTTCTATATGTCACCAGAGTGGAGACACAAGCA GGAGGTTCAGTCAGCTGTGATATCAGTAATCTCGTCAATCCTCTGAAGATTGGTGTGGACATCAAGAAAGTGTCGTTCTCTGAGGAGAGCTTCAGAGGGATGGAGAAACTG GACTGCAAGAGCGCAAAATGTGAATATATAAAATGCATCCTCAAAGACATGGAAATTAAGAGCAACTACTTTGTGAACGTTAAAACGAGGATCTGGAACGgcacatttatttca GCCACCTATCAGACTGTTGAGCTGACCTCCAGTTTGGAAGTGGAGACCTCCAACCCTGATCTGCTCATTATTGGCAACAAACAGCTGTCT GTTGGGTTGAGAGTCAGCAAACCAGGAGAGAAGGGTGATGTTCCAGTAGGAGTGATAGCTGGCAGTGTCATAGCTGGACTGGTGCTGTTGGCTCTGGCTGTTGTGCTGCTGTGGaag TTTGGGTTTTTCAAAAGAAAGTACCAGCAGCTTCAGAGGGATGAAGATGCACAGAGCAACGCGCACGTCGATGAAGTGCTGTGA
- the fsta gene encoding follistatin-A isoform X2: protein MFGMLKHHLHPGIFLLFVWLCHLMEHQKVQAGNCWLQQGKNGRCQVLYMPGMSREECCRSGRLGTSWTEEDVPNSTLFRWMIFNGGAPNCIPCKETCDNVDCGPGKRCKMNRRSKPRCVCAPDCSNITWKGPVCGSDGKTYKDECALLKAKCKGHPDLDVQYQGKCKKTCRDVLCPGSSTCVVDQTNNAYCVTCNRICPEVMSPEQYLCGNDGIIYASACHLRRATCLLGRSIGVAYEGKCIKAKSCEDIQCSVGKKCLWDARMGRGRCSLCDESCPESRTDEAVCASDNTTYPSECAMKQAACSMGVLLEVKHSGSCNSITEDQEEDEEDEDSDYMAYVHISSILDG from the exons ATGTTTGGGATGCTGAAACACCACCTTCACCCGGGCATTTTTCTCTTGTTCGTATGGCTTTGTCACCTCATGGAACATCAAAAAGTTCAAG CTGGGAACTGCTGGTTGCAGCAGGGGAAAAACGGGAGGTGCCAGGTGCTCTACATGCCCGGGATGAGCAGGGAGGAGTGCTGTCGGAGTGGAAGGCTGGGGACGTCCTGGACCGAGGAGGACGTCCCCAACAGCACGCTCTTTAGGTGGATGATCTTCAATGGCGGTGCTCCCAATTGCATACCTTGCAAAG AAACCTGCGATAATGTTGACTGTGGGCCCGGAAAGAGGTGCAAGATGAACAGAAGAAGTAAGCCGCGCTGCGTGTGCGCACCAGACTGCTCCAACATCACCTGGAAAGGACCTGTCTGCGGCTCCGATGGAAAGACCTACAAAGACGAATGCGCACTGCTGAAAGCTAAATGTAAAGGTCACCCTGATCTGGACGTACAGTACCAGGGAAAATGCAAGA AAACGTGCCGTGACGTCTTGTGTCCCGGCAGCTCCACATGCGTCGTAGACCAGACAAATAACGCGTATTGTGTGACGTGTAATCGGATTTGCCCCGAGGTGATGTCGCCCGAGCAATACCTGTGTGGAAACGACGGGATCATCTATGCCAGCGCTTGTCACCTGAGAAGAGCTACCTGTCTCCTCGGCAGGTCTATTGGAGTGGCATATGAGGGGAAATGCATCA AGGCCAAGTCATGTGAGGACATCCAGTGCAGCGTGGGGAAGAAGTGTCTGTGGGATGCTCGGATGGGCCGGGGCCGTTGCTCATTGTGCGATGAGTCCTGTCCGGAGAGTAGGACAGATGAGGCGGTGTGTGCCAGCGACAACACCACATATCCCAGTGAATGTGCCATGAAGCAAGCTGCTTGCTCAATGGGGGTGCTGCTTGAAGTCAAGCACTCAGGATCTTGCAACT CCATTACAGAAGaccaggaggaggatgaggaagatgaggacTCAGACTACATGGCCTATGTCCATATATCTTCTATACTGGATGGATAG